A single Rubrivivax gelatinosus IL144 DNA region contains:
- the grxD gene encoding Grx4 family monothiol glutaredoxin: MSDVQQRIDELVKGHRVMLFMKGTAQFPMCGFSGRAVQVLKACGVDDFKTFNVLEDEEVRQGIKDYAQWPTIPQLYVDGEFVGGSDIMMEMYQSGELQQLLAKV; the protein is encoded by the coding sequence ATGAGCGACGTTCAACAACGCATCGACGAGTTGGTCAAGGGCCACCGGGTGATGCTCTTCATGAAGGGCACGGCCCAGTTCCCGATGTGCGGCTTCTCGGGCCGCGCGGTGCAGGTGCTCAAGGCCTGCGGCGTGGACGACTTCAAGACCTTCAACGTCCTCGAGGACGAGGAAGTGCGCCAGGGGATCAAGGACTACGCGCAGTGGCCGACGATCCCGCAGCTCTACGTCGACGGCGAGTTCGTCGGCGGCTCGGACATCATGATGGAGATGTACCAGTCGGGCGAGCTGCAGCAGCTGCTGGCCAAGGTCTGA
- the prmC gene encoding peptide chain release factor N(5)-glutamine methyltransferase: protein MRIADALAAGRELGVDRLDTQLLLAHRLGRSRAWLLAHDEDLLSRATATAFSADLARRAAGVPFAYLVGEREFHGLTLRVTPDVLVPRPDTEVLVDWALELLPPGAPARVADLGTGSGAIALAVKNARPQASLTASDRSAEALAVAADNAARLGLDIEFVHGEWWSPLAGRRFDLVLSNPPYIAGADPHLAALQHEPRGALTPEGDGLDALRRIVAGAAPHLEAGAWLLLEHGYDQAEAVQALLVGAGFSQVSTRRDLGGQPRCTGGRR, encoded by the coding sequence ATGCGCATCGCCGACGCACTGGCCGCCGGTCGCGAACTCGGCGTCGACCGACTCGACACGCAGCTGCTGCTGGCGCACCGCCTCGGGCGCTCGCGCGCCTGGCTGCTGGCGCACGACGAAGACCTGCTGAGCAGGGCCACCGCCACCGCTTTCAGCGCCGACCTCGCGCGCCGCGCCGCCGGCGTGCCCTTCGCCTACCTCGTCGGCGAACGCGAGTTCCACGGACTGACGCTGCGCGTCACGCCCGATGTGCTGGTGCCGCGGCCCGACACCGAGGTGCTGGTCGACTGGGCGCTGGAGCTGCTGCCGCCCGGCGCGCCGGCGCGGGTCGCCGATCTGGGCACCGGCAGCGGCGCGATCGCGCTGGCCGTGAAGAACGCGCGGCCGCAGGCCAGCCTGACGGCCAGCGACCGCAGCGCCGAGGCGCTGGCCGTCGCCGCCGACAACGCCGCCCGCCTCGGACTGGACATCGAGTTCGTGCACGGCGAATGGTGGTCGCCGCTGGCCGGCCGGCGCTTCGACCTCGTGCTGTCGAACCCGCCCTACATCGCCGGCGCCGACCCGCACCTGGCGGCGCTGCAGCACGAGCCGCGTGGCGCGCTGACCCCCGAAGGCGACGGCCTGGACGCGCTGCGCAGGATCGTCGCCGGCGCGGCGCCCCATCTGGAGGCCGGCGCCTGGCTGCTGCTGGAACACGGCTACGACCAGGCCGAGGCGGTGCAGGCGCTGCTCGTCGGCGCGGGTTTCTCCCAGGTGAGCACACGCCGTGACCTCGGCGGCCAGCCCCGCTGCACCGGCGGCCGGCGCTGA
- a CDS encoding lytic transglycosylase domain-containing protein codes for MIGRRALLALPLAAACGAARAGAQVEEPLADAVRTALAAAVADGAPPKPSFARIEDRLAYLRWLGAASEKLKRRKSENRTRLEFLETVWYESRRAGLETSLVLGLIQVESGFRKYAISRAGARGYMQVMPFWARLIGDGDASRLFHMQTNLRFGCVILRHYLDAERGDLFMALGRYNGSRGRPEYPGMVFGARRSWDLKA; via the coding sequence ATGATCGGCCGCCGCGCGCTGCTGGCGCTGCCGCTGGCGGCGGCCTGCGGCGCGGCACGAGCCGGTGCCCAGGTCGAGGAGCCGCTGGCCGACGCGGTACGCACCGCGCTGGCCGCGGCCGTGGCCGACGGTGCGCCGCCCAAGCCCAGCTTCGCGCGCATCGAGGACCGTCTGGCCTATCTGCGCTGGCTGGGTGCGGCCAGCGAGAAGCTCAAGCGCCGCAAGAGCGAGAACCGCACGCGCCTGGAGTTCCTCGAGACCGTCTGGTACGAGAGTCGGCGCGCCGGGCTCGAAACCTCGCTGGTGCTCGGCCTGATCCAGGTCGAGAGCGGTTTTCGCAAGTACGCGATCAGCCGCGCCGGCGCGCGCGGCTACATGCAGGTGATGCCGTTCTGGGCGCGCCTGATCGGCGACGGCGACGCCAGCCGGCTGTTCCACATGCAGACCAACCTGCGCTTCGGTTGCGTGATCCTGCGCCACTACCTCGATGCCGAGCGCGGCGACCTGTTCATGGCGCTGGGCCGCTACAACGGCAGCCGCGGGCGGCCGGAGTACCCGGGCATGGTGTTCGGCGCGCGCCGAAGCTGGGACCTGAAGGCCTGA
- a CDS encoding UbiX family flavin prenyltransferase: protein MPRQRLVVGITGASGAVYGVRLLERARALGVETHLVATPAGVLNAHHELGLSRADLEALADHSYAPGDVGACVASGSFGTAAMVVAPCSMKTLAAVAHGLADNLLTRAADVALKERRRLVLMVRETPLNLAHLRNMTAATEMGAIVFPPLPAFYHRPQTVAEIVDDGVERVLALLQLEGAAPREWRGL, encoded by the coding sequence ATGCCGCGCCAGCGGCTCGTCGTCGGCATCACCGGCGCCAGCGGCGCCGTGTACGGCGTGCGCCTGCTGGAGCGCGCGCGTGCGCTCGGCGTCGAGACGCACCTGGTCGCGACGCCGGCCGGCGTGCTGAACGCCCATCACGAGCTGGGCTTGTCGCGTGCAGATCTGGAGGCGCTGGCAGACCACTCCTACGCCCCGGGCGACGTCGGCGCCTGCGTCGCCAGCGGCAGCTTCGGCACCGCGGCGATGGTCGTCGCGCCGTGTTCGATGAAGACGCTGGCCGCGGTCGCGCACGGCCTGGCCGACAACCTGCTGACGCGCGCCGCCGACGTCGCGCTGAAAGAGCGCCGGCGCCTGGTGCTGATGGTGCGCGAGACGCCGCTGAACCTGGCCCATCTGCGCAACATGACGGCCGCCACCGAGATGGGCGCGATCGTCTTCCCGCCCCTGCCGGCCTTCTACCACCGGCCGCAGACCGTGGCCGAGATCGTCGACGACGGCGTCGAGCGCGTGCTCGCGCTGCTGCAGCTCGAAGGCGCCGCGCCGCGCGAATGGCGCGGCCTCTAG
- the miaB gene encoding tRNA (N6-isopentenyl adenosine(37)-C2)-methylthiotransferase MiaB, with amino-acid sequence MKKVYIRTFGCQMNEYDSAKMADVLNAAGGYEPTDDPEQADLVLFNTCSVREKAQEKVFSDLGRVKHLKKKGVLIGVGGCVASQEGAAIIERAPYVDMVFGPQTLHRLPQMIAARSAERRPQVDISFPEIEKFDHLPPPRVEGASAFVSIMEGCSKYCTYCVVPYTRGEEVSRPFEDVLTEVADLADRGVKEVTLLGQNVNAYRGAMGESGEIADLALLLEYVAEVPGIERIRFTTSHPNEFTQRLIEAYGRIPKLVSHLHLPVQHGSDRILSAMKRGYTALEYKSTIRKLREQRPGISLSSDFIVGFPGETEDDFSKTMKLIEDVGYDASFSFVYSQRPGTPAAALDDDTPQELKLVRLQTLQAAIEANVRRISASRVGTRQTILVEGPSKKNPQELMGRTECNRIVNFDGGPNPSRLIGQMLDVTITEALPHSLRGTPVLAG; translated from the coding sequence ATGAAAAAGGTCTACATCCGCACCTTCGGCTGCCAGATGAACGAGTACGACTCGGCCAAGATGGCCGACGTGCTCAACGCCGCCGGCGGCTACGAGCCCACCGACGACCCCGAGCAGGCCGACCTCGTGCTGTTCAACACCTGCTCGGTGCGCGAGAAGGCGCAGGAGAAGGTCTTCAGCGACCTCGGCCGCGTCAAGCACCTGAAGAAGAAGGGCGTGCTGATCGGCGTCGGCGGCTGCGTCGCCAGCCAGGAAGGCGCGGCGATCATCGAACGCGCGCCCTACGTCGACATGGTCTTCGGCCCGCAGACGCTGCACCGCCTGCCGCAGATGATCGCCGCGCGCAGCGCCGAACGCCGGCCGCAGGTCGACATCAGCTTCCCCGAGATCGAGAAGTTCGACCACCTGCCGCCGCCGCGCGTCGAGGGCGCCAGCGCCTTCGTCTCGATCATGGAAGGCTGCTCCAAGTACTGCACCTACTGCGTCGTGCCCTACACGCGTGGCGAGGAAGTGAGCCGGCCGTTCGAGGACGTGCTGACCGAAGTCGCCGACCTCGCCGACCGCGGTGTCAAGGAAGTGACGCTGCTGGGCCAGAACGTCAACGCCTACCGCGGCGCGATGGGCGAGTCCGGCGAGATCGCCGACCTGGCGCTGCTGCTGGAGTACGTGGCCGAGGTGCCGGGCATCGAGCGCATCCGCTTCACGACCAGCCACCCGAACGAGTTCACGCAGCGCCTGATCGAGGCCTACGGCCGCATCCCGAAGCTCGTCTCGCACCTGCACCTGCCGGTGCAGCACGGCAGCGACCGCATCCTCTCGGCGATGAAGCGCGGCTACACCGCGCTCGAATACAAGAGCACGATCCGCAAGCTTCGCGAGCAGCGCCCCGGCATCAGCCTGTCCTCGGACTTCATCGTCGGCTTCCCCGGCGAGACCGAAGACGACTTCTCGAAGACGATGAAGCTGATCGAGGACGTCGGCTACGACGCCAGCTTCAGCTTCGTCTACAGCCAGCGCCCGGGCACGCCGGCCGCGGCGCTGGACGACGACACGCCGCAGGAACTCAAGCTCGTGCGGCTGCAGACGCTGCAGGCGGCGATCGAGGCCAACGTGCGCCGCATCAGCGCCTCGCGCGTCGGCACGCGCCAGACCATCCTCGTCGAAGGCCCGTCGAAGAAGAATCCGCAGGAGCTGATGGGCCGCACCGAGTGCAACCGCATCGTCAACTTCGACGGCGGCCCGAACCCCTCACGTCTGATCGGCCAGATGCTCGACGTGACGATCACCGAAGCGCTGCCGCACTCGCTGCGCGGCACGCCGGTGCTGGCGGGCTGA
- the ftsY gene encoding signal recognition particle-docking protein FtsY, with translation MFSFFKKKVTPALAAPVEPTPTEASDQAPALSDDELERAALAAAPEPELEPEPAPEPVALAEAPAVAAEPRSRWLDRLKLGLRKTGSSLTQVFTGTKIDDALYEDLESALLVADTGVGATQFLLQDLKRRVKEAKATEPAVVKALLADAVAELLAPLQKPLAIGQATPTVVMVAGVNGAGKTTTIGKLTRHLAESDRRVLLAAADTFRAAAREQLAVWADRNRVEIVSQQGGDPAAVSYDAVTAGRARGCDVVIADTAGRLPTQLHLMDELKKIKRTIAKAQDGAPHEVLLVIDGNTGQNALAQVKAFDAALGLTGLIVTKLDGTAKGGVLAAIARWCAEQGRVVPVYFIGVGERLEDLQTFDAREFANALLE, from the coding sequence ATGTTCAGCTTTTTCAAGAAGAAGGTCACACCGGCCCTGGCCGCCCCCGTGGAGCCGACGCCGACCGAGGCCTCTGACCAGGCCCCGGCACTGTCGGACGACGAGCTGGAGCGTGCCGCGCTCGCCGCTGCGCCGGAGCCCGAGCTCGAGCCCGAACCGGCGCCCGAGCCTGTGGCGCTGGCCGAAGCCCCCGCCGTCGCCGCCGAGCCGCGCTCGCGCTGGCTCGATCGGCTCAAGCTCGGCTTGCGCAAGACCGGCAGCAGCCTGACGCAGGTCTTCACCGGCACGAAGATCGACGACGCGCTGTACGAAGACCTGGAGTCGGCGCTGCTGGTGGCCGACACCGGTGTCGGCGCGACGCAGTTCCTGCTGCAGGACCTGAAGCGCCGCGTGAAGGAGGCCAAGGCCACGGAGCCGGCGGTCGTCAAGGCGCTGCTCGCCGACGCCGTGGCCGAGCTGCTGGCGCCGCTGCAGAAGCCGCTCGCCATCGGCCAGGCGACGCCGACCGTCGTGATGGTCGCCGGCGTCAACGGCGCCGGCAAGACGACGACGATCGGCAAGCTGACGCGCCATCTCGCCGAGTCCGACCGGCGCGTGCTGCTGGCCGCGGCCGACACCTTCCGCGCCGCGGCGCGCGAGCAGCTCGCCGTCTGGGCCGACCGCAACCGCGTGGAGATCGTCAGCCAGCAAGGCGGCGACCCCGCCGCGGTGAGCTACGACGCCGTCACCGCCGGCCGCGCACGCGGCTGCGACGTCGTCATCGCCGACACCGCCGGGCGCCTGCCGACGCAGCTGCACCTGATGGACGAGCTCAAGAAGATCAAGCGCACGATCGCCAAGGCGCAGGACGGCGCGCCGCACGAGGTGCTGCTGGTCATCGACGGCAACACCGGGCAGAACGCGCTGGCCCAGGTGAAGGCCTTCGACGCCGCGCTGGGCCTCACCGGCCTCATCGTCACCAAGCTCGACGGCACCGCCAAGGGCGGCGTGCTGGCCGCGATCGCGCGCTGGTGCGCCGAACAGGGCCGCGTCGTGCCGGTCTACTTCATCGGCGTCGGCGAGCGGCTGGAAGACCTGCAGACCTTCGACGCGCGGGAGTTCGCGAACGCGCTGCTGGAGTGA
- a CDS encoding proline--tRNA ligase, translating to MKASQTFISTLKEAPADAEIVSHKLMMRAGMIKRLGAGIYNYMPMGLRVIRKVEAIIREEMNRAGAVELLMPVVQPAELWMETGRFQAYGPELLRVKDRHDRDFVIQPTSEEVITDIARQELRSYKQLPRTFYHVQTKFRDERRPRFGVMRGREFTMKDAYSFDRDKASALKSYDTMYRAYCAIFDRFGLTYRAVAADTGAIGGDASHEFQVIADTGEDAIVYCPTSDYAANIELAEALSLIAERAAPAQAMAKTPTPGKSTCEDVAALLGIPLASTVKSLVLATDEKNEAGDIVKTTVWLLLVRGDHALNEVKAGKLPGLKGGFRFATVAEIEDHFGCKPGYLGPIGLKKPVKVVADRTVANMSDFVCGANEPDFHIAGVNWGRDLPEPDLVADIRNVVVGDPSPDGQGVLAIQRGIEVGHVFYLGTKKYSEPMGATYLDENGKPQPFEMGCYGIGVTRILGAAIEQNHDERGIIWPDAIAPFTVAVCPIGYDRNADVKAAADQLHDELAALGVDVVLDDRGERPGAMFADWELIGVPHRIVVSDRGLKTGTVEVQGRRETAANTVPLAEAVAFVKGRLKA from the coding sequence ATGAAAGCCTCCCAGACCTTCATCTCCACCCTCAAGGAAGCTCCCGCCGACGCGGAAATCGTCAGCCACAAGCTGATGATGCGTGCCGGGATGATCAAGCGCCTCGGCGCCGGCATCTACAACTACATGCCGATGGGCTTGCGGGTCATCCGCAAGGTCGAGGCCATCATCCGCGAGGAGATGAACCGCGCCGGCGCCGTCGAGTTGCTGATGCCGGTGGTGCAGCCGGCCGAGCTCTGGATGGAGACCGGCCGCTTCCAGGCCTACGGCCCCGAACTGCTGCGCGTGAAGGACCGCCACGACCGCGACTTCGTCATCCAGCCGACGAGCGAAGAGGTCATCACCGACATCGCGCGCCAGGAGCTGCGCAGCTACAAGCAGCTGCCGCGCACCTTCTATCACGTGCAGACCAAGTTCCGCGACGAGCGCCGCCCGCGCTTCGGCGTCATGCGCGGCCGCGAGTTCACGATGAAGGACGCCTACTCCTTCGACCGCGACAAGGCCTCGGCGCTGAAGAGCTACGACACGATGTACCGCGCCTACTGCGCGATCTTCGACCGCTTCGGCCTGACCTACCGCGCGGTGGCGGCCGACACCGGCGCGATCGGCGGCGACGCCTCGCACGAGTTCCAGGTCATCGCCGACACCGGCGAGGACGCGATCGTCTACTGCCCGACCAGCGACTACGCCGCCAACATCGAACTCGCCGAAGCGCTGTCGCTGATCGCCGAGCGCGCGGCGCCGGCGCAGGCGATGGCCAAGACGCCGACGCCGGGCAAGAGCACCTGCGAGGACGTCGCGGCGCTGCTGGGCATTCCGCTGGCGAGCACCGTCAAGTCGCTGGTGCTGGCCACCGACGAGAAGAACGAAGCCGGCGACATCGTCAAGACGACCGTCTGGCTGCTGCTGGTGCGCGGCGACCACGCGCTCAACGAGGTCAAGGCGGGCAAGCTGCCGGGCCTGAAGGGCGGCTTCCGCTTCGCCACCGTCGCCGAGATCGAAGACCACTTCGGCTGCAAGCCGGGCTACCTGGGCCCGATCGGCTTGAAGAAGCCGGTCAAGGTGGTCGCCGACCGCACCGTCGCCAACATGAGCGACTTCGTCTGCGGCGCCAACGAGCCCGACTTCCACATCGCCGGCGTCAACTGGGGCCGCGACCTGCCCGAGCCGGATCTCGTCGCCGACATCCGCAACGTCGTCGTCGGCGATCCCTCGCCCGACGGCCAGGGCGTGCTGGCGATCCAGCGCGGCATCGAGGTCGGCCACGTCTTCTACCTCGGCACGAAGAAGTACAGCGAGCCGATGGGCGCGACCTATCTCGACGAGAACGGCAAGCCGCAGCCCTTCGAGATGGGCTGCTACGGCATCGGCGTGACGCGCATCCTGGGCGCGGCGATCGAGCAGAACCACGACGAGCGCGGGATCATCTGGCCGGACGCGATCGCGCCGTTCACCGTCGCCGTTTGCCCGATCGGCTACGACCGCAACGCCGACGTGAAGGCCGCTGCCGATCAGCTGCACGACGAACTGGCCGCGCTGGGCGTCGACGTCGTGCTCGACGACCGCGGCGAGCGCCCGGGCGCGATGTTCGCCGACTGGGAGCTGATCGGCGTGCCGCACCGCATCGTCGTCTCCGACCGCGGCCTGAAGACCGGCACGGTCGAGGTGCAGGGCCGGCGCGAGACAGCGGCGAACACCGTGCCGCTGGCCGAGGCCGTCGCCTTCGTGAAGGGCCGCCTGAAGGCATGA
- the hemA gene encoding glutamyl-tRNA reductase, whose amino-acid sequence MSVFTLGLNHNTAPLDLRGRLAFAPEQMPSALRALRERLHLATPEAALVSTCNRTELYVAADPKTVHELVVPTMDWLAEQGGVSGGHLQSHTYVREDRDAARHAFRVASGLDSMVLGEPQILGQMKQAVRQADEAGTLGTTLHQLFQRSFSVAKEVRTATEIGSHSISMAAAAVRLASQIFEDLADIHVLFVGAGEMIELVATHFSARTPRSMAIANRTLERGEHLASRFGAQALRLADLPQRLHEFDAVISCTASSLPIIGLGAVESALKLRRHRPMFMVDLAVPRDIEPEVAKLRDVYMYTVDDLSAVVQSAGEKRQAAVQQAEAIIDAGVQSFAHWLDQRAAVPLIQALNRQAEDWTAIEMQRARRLLARGEPIDSVLEALSRGLTHKMLHGTLAELHAADGSEREQLAETVSRLFLRQSSRATSAER is encoded by the coding sequence GTGAGCGTCTTCACCCTCGGCCTCAATCACAACACCGCCCCGCTCGATCTACGGGGGCGGCTCGCATTCGCGCCGGAACAAATGCCGTCGGCGTTGCGTGCACTGCGTGAGCGCCTTCACCTGGCGACGCCCGAAGCGGCGCTGGTGTCGACGTGCAACCGCACCGAGCTCTACGTCGCGGCCGATCCGAAGACCGTACACGAGCTCGTGGTCCCGACGATGGACTGGCTGGCCGAACAAGGCGGCGTCAGCGGCGGACACCTCCAGTCGCACACCTACGTGCGCGAGGACCGCGACGCGGCGCGCCACGCCTTCCGCGTCGCCTCCGGCCTGGATTCGATGGTGCTCGGCGAGCCCCAGATCCTCGGCCAGATGAAGCAGGCCGTGCGTCAGGCCGACGAAGCCGGCACGCTGGGCACGACGCTGCACCAGCTGTTCCAGCGTTCGTTCTCGGTCGCCAAGGAAGTGCGCACCGCCACCGAGATCGGCTCGCACTCGATCAGCATGGCCGCGGCCGCCGTGCGCCTGGCCTCGCAGATCTTCGAAGACCTGGCCGACATCCACGTGCTGTTCGTCGGCGCCGGCGAGATGATCGAGCTGGTCGCGACGCACTTCTCGGCGCGCACGCCCCGCAGCATGGCGATCGCCAACCGCACGCTGGAACGCGGCGAGCACCTCGCCAGCCGCTTCGGCGCCCAGGCGCTGCGCCTGGCCGACCTGCCGCAGCGCCTGCACGAGTTCGACGCCGTCATCTCCTGCACCGCCAGCTCGCTGCCGATCATCGGCCTGGGCGCGGTCGAGAGCGCGCTGAAGCTGCGCCGCCATCGCCCGATGTTCATGGTCGACCTGGCCGTGCCGCGCGACATCGAGCCCGAAGTCGCCAAGCTGCGCGACGTCTACATGTACACGGTCGACGACCTGTCGGCCGTCGTCCAGTCGGCCGGCGAGAAGCGCCAGGCCGCCGTGCAGCAGGCCGAAGCCATCATCGACGCTGGCGTGCAGAGCTTCGCGCACTGGCTGGACCAGCGCGCCGCGGTGCCGCTGATCCAGGCGCTGAACCGCCAGGCCGAGGACTGGACTGCGATCGAGATGCAGCGTGCGCGCCGCCTGCTGGCGCGCGGCGAGCCGATCGACAGCGTGCTCGAAGCGCTGTCGCGCGGGCTGACGCACAAGATGCTGCACGGCACGCTGGCCGAGTTGCACGCCGCCGACGGCAGCGAGCGCGAACAGCTCGCCGAGACCGTCTCGCGCCTGTTCCTGCGCCAGAGCTCGCGCGCCACCAGCGCCGAGCGCTAG
- the prfA gene encoding peptide chain release factor 1, which translates to MNDSLRQRFERLGMRLAELDALLADPQVAADVKRLRTLSREQSEVADVVGRWRRYLQREQDLAAAREMLVAESDAEMAAMAQQEVVDAEADLARLEHELQLALIPRDPEDARNAFVEIRAGTGGDESALFAGDLARMYLRYFERQGWRVEVMSASESELGGYKELVLKVDGSDVFGTLRFESGGHRVQRVPATEAQGRIHTSACTVAVMPEPDEAEEVQLNPAELRIDTFRASGAGGQHVNKTDSAIRITHLPTGIVAECQDDRSQHRNKAKAMAVLAARLREKDRAERAAKEAATRKSLVGSGDRSDRIRTYNFPQGRLTDHRINLTLYKLGQIMDGELDDVVAALKAARAAEQLAQLETGER; encoded by the coding sequence ATGAACGATTCGCTTCGGCAACGGTTCGAGCGCCTGGGGATGCGGCTCGCCGAACTCGACGCCCTGCTGGCCGATCCGCAGGTCGCCGCCGACGTGAAGCGGCTGCGCACGCTGTCGCGCGAGCAGTCCGAGGTGGCCGACGTCGTCGGCCGCTGGCGGCGCTACCTGCAGCGCGAGCAGGACCTGGCCGCGGCGCGCGAGATGCTCGTCGCCGAGAGCGACGCCGAGATGGCGGCGATGGCCCAGCAGGAGGTCGTCGACGCCGAGGCCGACCTGGCGCGGCTGGAGCACGAGCTGCAGCTGGCGCTGATCCCGCGCGACCCCGAGGACGCGCGCAATGCCTTCGTCGAGATCCGCGCCGGCACCGGCGGCGACGAGTCGGCGCTGTTCGCCGGCGACCTGGCTCGCATGTACCTGCGCTACTTCGAGCGCCAGGGCTGGCGCGTCGAGGTGATGAGCGCCAGCGAGTCCGAACTCGGCGGCTACAAGGAGCTGGTGCTGAAGGTCGACGGCAGCGACGTCTTCGGCACGCTGCGTTTCGAGTCCGGCGGCCACCGCGTGCAGCGTGTGCCGGCCACCGAGGCCCAGGGCCGCATCCACACCAGCGCCTGCACGGTGGCCGTGATGCCCGAGCCCGACGAGGCCGAGGAAGTCCAGCTCAACCCGGCCGAGCTGCGCATCGACACCTTCCGCGCCAGCGGCGCCGGCGGCCAGCACGTCAACAAGACCGACAGCGCGATCCGCATCACCCATCTGCCCACCGGCATCGTCGCCGAGTGCCAGGACGACCGCTCGCAGCACCGCAACAAGGCCAAGGCGATGGCAGTGCTGGCCGCGCGCCTGCGCGAGAAGGACCGCGCCGAACGCGCCGCCAAGGAAGCCGCGACGCGCAAGAGCCTGGTCGGCAGCGGCGACCGCAGCGACCGCATCCGCACCTACAACTTCCCGCAAGGCCGGCTGACCGACCACCGCATCAACCTGACGCTGTACAAGCTCGGCCAGATCATGGACGGCGAGCTCGACGACGTCGTCGCGGCGCTGAAGGCCGCGCGCGCGGCCGAGCAGCTCGCGCAGCTCGAGACCGGAGAACGCTGA
- a CDS encoding RNA pyrophosphohydrolase — translation MLDREGFRPNVGIVLLNAKNQVFWGKRLRTHSWQFPQGGIKHGESPEQAMFRELHEEVGLRPEHVQIMGRTRDWLRYEVPEHYIRRDARGHYRGQKQIWFLLRLVGRDCDMNLRATDHPEFDAWRWNDYWVPLDVVIEFKRGVYELALTELARYLPRQNTHNRYLRAGLRTHRQDDDGALAPVVPAPAPSR, via the coding sequence ATGCTCGACCGGGAGGGCTTCCGGCCCAACGTCGGCATCGTGCTGCTGAATGCGAAGAACCAGGTGTTCTGGGGCAAGCGGCTTCGCACCCATTCCTGGCAGTTTCCGCAGGGCGGCATCAAGCACGGGGAGTCGCCCGAGCAGGCGATGTTCCGTGAGTTGCACGAAGAGGTGGGCCTCAGGCCGGAGCATGTGCAGATCATGGGCCGCACGCGCGACTGGCTGCGCTACGAGGTGCCCGAGCACTACATCCGCCGCGACGCGCGCGGCCACTACCGCGGCCAGAAGCAGATCTGGTTCCTGCTGCGTCTGGTCGGGCGCGACTGCGACATGAACCTGCGCGCCACCGACCACCCGGAGTTCGACGCCTGGCGCTGGAACGACTACTGGGTGCCGCTGGACGTCGTCATCGAGTTCAAGCGCGGCGTCTACGAACTGGCGCTGACCGAGCTCGCGCGCTACCTGCCGCGCCAGAACACGCACAACCGCTATCTGCGTGCCGGCCTGCGCACGCACCGCCAGGACGACGACGGCGCGCTCGCGCCGGTCGTGCCCGCACCCGCGCCGTCGCGCTGA
- the proB gene encoding glutamate 5-kinase: protein MSTVLASARRIVVKVGSSLVTNEGRGVDAEAIGNWSRQLAALARDGREVVMVSSGAIAEGMKRLGWTTRPKELNELQAAAAVGQMGLAQMYETRLSEQGLRSAQVLLTHADLADRERYLNARSTLLTLLALGVVPVINENDTVVTDEIKFGDNDTLGALVANLIEADALVILTDQRGLYSADPRKDPEARFIDVATAGDPALEQMAGGAGSSIGRGGMITKVLAAKRAAGSGASTVIAWGREPDVLLRLARGEAIGSALVAGTPKFAARKQWMIDHLQLRGAVVVDAGAALKLREDGKSLLPIGVVEVQGEFARGDVIAVLAPGGEVIARGLANYSSAEARLISRHASSQIESLLGYAHEPEMIHRTNLVLV, encoded by the coding sequence ATGAGCACCGTCCTCGCGTCCGCCCGCCGCATCGTCGTCAAGGTCGGCTCCAGCCTCGTCACCAACGAAGGCCGAGGCGTCGACGCCGAGGCGATCGGCAACTGGTCGCGGCAGCTCGCGGCACTGGCGCGCGACGGCCGCGAGGTCGTGATGGTCTCCAGCGGCGCGATCGCCGAGGGCATGAAGCGCCTGGGCTGGACGACGCGTCCCAAGGAGCTCAACGAACTGCAGGCCGCGGCCGCCGTCGGCCAGATGGGCCTGGCCCAGATGTACGAGACGCGGCTGTCGGAGCAGGGCCTGCGCAGCGCCCAGGTGCTGCTGACGCACGCCGACCTGGCCGACCGCGAGCGCTACCTCAACGCGCGCTCGACGCTGCTGACGCTGCTCGCGCTGGGCGTCGTGCCGGTGATCAACGAGAACGACACCGTCGTCACCGACGAAATCAAGTTCGGCGACAACGACACGCTGGGCGCGCTGGTCGCCAACCTGATCGAAGCCGATGCGCTGGTCATCCTGACCGACCAGCGCGGGCTGTACTCGGCCGACCCGCGCAAGGATCCCGAGGCGCGCTTCATCGACGTCGCCACCGCCGGCGATCCGGCGCTGGAGCAGATGGCCGGCGGCGCCGGTTCGAGCATCGGCCGCGGCGGCATGATCACCAAGGTGCTGGCCGCCAAACGGGCGGCCGGCAGCGGTGCCTCCACCGTCATCGCCTGGGGCCGCGAGCCCGATGTGCTGCTGCGCCTGGCGCGCGGCGAGGCGATCGGCAGCGCGCTGGTCGCCGGCACGCCCAAGTTCGCGGCACGCAAGCAGTGGATGATCGACCACCTGCAGCTGCGCGGCGCGGTCGTCGTCGACGCCGGCGCGGCGCTCAAGCTGCGCGAGGACGGCAAGAGCCTGCTGCCGATCGGCGTCGTCGAGGTGCAGGGCGAGTTCGCGCGTGGCGACGTCATCGCGGTGCTGGCGCCTGGCGGCGAGGTGATCGCGCGCGGCCTGGCCAACTACTCGTCGGCCGAGGCGCGGCTGATCTCGCGCCATGCGTCCTCGCAGATCGAATCGCTGCTGGGCTACGCCCACGAGCCCGAGATGATCCACCGGACCAACCTGGTCCTGGTCTGA